The Candidatus Margulisiibacteriota bacterium sequence AAGCCAAAAAATTAAATGTAAAGATTATCAGTGAGAAGGATTTTGAGGCTCTGCTCAAAACATCATGAATTTTATTGGTATAGATTTAGGAAGCCGTAATATCAAACTTGTGACCATCAGTGTCCAGGGGCAGCTTTTATCTAAGAAAATGTTCGATTCGGTTCATTTTTATAAGCATTATGGAGAATTGAGTAACGGTCAGTTTAAGCTTAATCTGAAAAAACTGGATATCCAGCCCGAAGACAAGATTGTTTCCACAGGTTACGGCAAGCATCAGGTCAATATTCAGCAAGCCGAAAAAATATCAGAGCAAAAGGCCCATGTTTTCGGCGCTATTCATCAGACGAGCCTTAAATCCTTTATTTTACTGGATATAGGTGGTCAGGATACTAAAATTGTACAGGTAGAAAATAAACATATCTTGGATATTTATATGAATGACAAATGCGGAGCTTGTTCCGGCCGTTATTTGGAAAACATGGCTAACATTCTGCAGATGTCCATAGAAGAGCTGGGACAATATGCTGAGGATTTTGTGCCTGTCAGCAATACCTGCGCCATATTCGGCGAATCTGAGCTTCTAGGCAAAATTTTTGAAGGTATTGCCATACCCAGGCTGGCAGCGGGAATAAACTATAGTATTTTTTCTAGGATAAAATCGAATCTCATTCGATATATAGATTATGGTGTGCCGATTATATTTACCGGAGGTGTAGCTTTAAACAAAGCACTGCAAAATATCATTCATAAAGAAACAGGACTGGAAGTGATAATACCTAAAGAGCCACAATTTAATGGAGCTCTGGGTGCGGCAGTGAGCAAAATTAGTTTGCAAACAAAGGCATGAATCGTTATAATGAGTTCAATAATATTCGGAGGTTAACTATGATAAAAAAAGCGCTGGTAGTTCTGATTTTCATGACATGTTTTCTAATCGCGGAAGAAGCTAACACGCCTTGGAACGGCAAGATTGATGATTTTGAAAACGGTAATATTACCGAAAAACCTGCTTGGTGGACATTTGGTAATAGTGAACAGAAAGTTGTTGAATCCGATGTGTTTTCCAAAGATCCGTTGTTTAAATATCTTGGTCGTTATGTACTGGAAGTAAAAGGTAACGCCAAAGATTGGTATGTGGGAGGCATGGGATGTTACCTGGGAGTTGACGCTACTCCATTTACCCACGTTAAGCTTTATGTTTACGGGACAGGTCCGGACAGCGGTAAATTAACTCTTCAGTTATATGATGACGATAACGGCAATTACCAGCTGGAACAGGATGTAAATAAAAATTACGAACCGATTAATGATGACAGGTTTGAATACAGCGCGAATATCAACTGGAAAGGCTGGAAAGTCTTGTTGATCCCTATATCCTCCTTTAAAGATACCAATAAAACAGTCGGTGACAACACTTGGAACCCGGACCATAAAAACGGCTCGGGCGGTCTGCTTCATTTTCAGTTTATCTTTTTGGCCAATACCAAAACAGGCAGCGTAAATTTTAGTATTGATAACATAAAATTAATTGATATGAGGGGTAAAAAAGGGGATAGCGATGAAAAGTAAAACTCTATTTTTATTGATACTTTTATCCGGTTTTATGTTTTCTGCTACTCAGCAGACCAGCGTGCAGGTTATGGTAAATGTGAAAAGTTTTTTTGAGCTGGCTGTAGACCGCAATTTAATTGACTTTAAAACCATGAATCCCGGTGAGATGAAAAGAGATATGCCGGATAACGAGGGTGTTAAGGTCAATATAAAAAGTAACAGCGGAACTCCCTGGTTTCTTAAAATCAGCGATATGTACGAATTAACCAATGGAAAGGACGTAATCTCCAACGGCAATTTTGTATGGTACGGATATCCGTCCAAAACAGCTTTAGGCACCTGGTACGGTAATGGCGAAGACAAGATCAGTCTCAGCCCGGCGCTGGCTTATTCCAGTAATACCAGCGAGTATAACAATTTGCCCAACGGGACGGATTTGTTTTTCAAATTTGCCTTAAAGATCCCACCCAAGCAGAATAGCGGATTATACAGATCTATTGTTGCTTTTACTTTAACGGAATAATTTTATGAAGAAGATAATTCTCTTCATATTCTGTGCAGGATTACTGCAAGTTGGTTTTGCCAATTTCAGCCTGACCATAACCCAAAACCCGGTAGTTAATTTTGGAAGTTTGAATCCTAACGAGGGAGAATGGGTCACCTTTGGAAGCAGTTATCCGAATACTGTTGTGCAATTCGAAGTAAACAGCGGCGCTCCCTGGAGCCTTGATATTAAAGCTGATCCCTTTAACGGCCCTGCTGCAATGGGCGTGGAAAACATGCAGTGGGACCTGGTCTATGCTCAGGAAGGTTCTACTTCCATAACATCAGCTATACCTAATGCCAATCAGAAAAAGACTTTTACTACAACCGGAGAAACCGTATACAGTAAGACTCCGGTAAGTAACGTTACCAATTTGTTCAACTTTATCTGGTTTCTAAGGATACCGGTTAATCAGACAGCCGGGAACTACTATAGTACTATAGTGTTTACCCTAACTCAGTGAGGTGTAAAAAATGAAACGAATTATAATACTTTTAAGTCTACTTTGCGGTTTCAATGTTTTTGCTTTGCAGATCAGTCTGGACCCGCCTCATTATAATGTCCTTATGAAACAAGGCTCTGCCGTGCGCAAAACACTGACATTAACTAATCAGGGCAAGGAAAACCTGAACGTTAAAGTTTATCTGAACGACTGGTATATGCAGGATGGCAAAAAAGTATTTATTCAGTCCGGAATGACGGCTTATTCTTTAAAAAATTCCTGTCTGATTTTCCCTTCATCCTTTTCCTTGAAGGCTAAAGAAAGCAGAACTGTAATCCTGACCCTTACCTCTGCTGCTAATGAAACCGGCGGTCAGTACGGTGTAATTTTCTTCGAAGCCTATCCGCTTGTTAGTATAAAAAATTCCGGTGTATCGTTTGGTGGTCGCATCGGCAGCATGATCTATAAAGAGATCGATGGCCAGGTTTCCAAAGTTTATAATTTAAAAAATCTTAAAACGAGTCTTGTTGGCAACAAACTTTATTATGAATATGCTCTGACCAATGAAGGTAACGTGTTATTGCAACCCAAATGTACCATCGTACTTATGGATAATAAAACAAATGAAGTATATTTAAAGGAAGACCTTAAAGACGTTGTTATTGCTTTGCCCAAGGATACTTTCACCAAAAAGGGCTTTACAGTTTTAAATAAAGTACCTGAAAAGAAAGATAATTTATCTTTGTTGCTTACTCTGGATTTCGGTGACGATAATATTATTATAAAAGAAATCAAAGTGAATGAATAAATGTTAAAAAAATTAGTAATATTATCCCTTGTTTTTACTTTTTCTCTGGCCGGGCTCATTGAGCTTACCTATGATGAAGAAAAACAGGTGGTCATTAACGGAATTACGGGCTTTATAATTATCGATAATAAGGATGTTATTCAGGCTAATACCAAAACCAATCTTTTACTTTTAAAAGGCTTAAAGCCCGGTGAAGCTTCCATTATAGTGCTTACAGATAAAAACAAGACAGCTTACAAAATCAAAGTCAAGCCGCAGGAGCTTGTGGCTACGGCCAAATCGGAAGTAGATTACAGCGGCAAACGTTTTATTAGCAATATCAGCATGGGATACGGTGCAGGCTCATCAAAATCAGATTATTCTCAGAACGTTTGGGACTACGGATATACTTATTATAAATTTAATACTCAGGGTGAAACACCCTGGGGTTTTCTGACAAATTATACATATTTCAAAAATACTGCTGCAGCCCAGGGACTGAACAGCTTTACTACCTCACTGAAAAACAGTTACGGTTTATTTACCATAGGAGATCAGTTTTATGAAGAGATATCTTCTATTGTTTTTCCATCGCAACCCTTGCAGGGCATTAGCTATCAGGGTGCTTACAGCAACCTGGATATACTTTTATTTTATGGCCGTAACAATTTCGGGAATTGGGGCAGTACCGCCGAACGTGAAGAGCGTGATACCCAGACATTGTCTTTTTCCAGGTTGGGTTACAGACTTAACCGAGATTCCAGTGTGGGGTTAAATCTCAGCAATTT is a genomic window containing:
- a CDS encoding acyl-CoA dehydratase activase; its protein translation is MNFIGIDLGSRNIKLVTISVQGQLLSKKMFDSVHFYKHYGELSNGQFKLNLKKLDIQPEDKIVSTGYGKHQVNIQQAEKISEQKAHVFGAIHQTSLKSFILLDIGGQDTKIVQVENKHILDIYMNDKCGACSGRYLENMANILQMSIEELGQYAEDFVPVSNTCAIFGESELLGKIFEGIAIPRLAAGINYSIFSRIKSNLIRYIDYGVPIIFTGGVALNKALQNIIHKETGLEVIIPKEPQFNGALGAAVSKISLQTKA